In one window of Juglans regia cultivar Chandler chromosome 3, Walnut 2.0, whole genome shotgun sequence DNA:
- the LOC109021827 gene encoding interactor of constitutive active ROPs 2, chloroplastic-like — MQTPKTRTSLEVPQKKSPATPRTARQLRTLGSDSDPASRTPKDKSPKVIERRTSRSPNSEKKRPIRVSELESQLAQLQEDLKKAKDQLNSSESWKRRAQQEAEEAKQELFDMSAKLEESQQQLLELSASEEARLQELRKISQDRDRAWQSELEAVQRQHSMDSAALASAMNEIQKLKVQLEVVAESEATQTKSAESAHAEIKGLRMELSRTLALVERFNTECNNCKESEAWAIEVVNKTQRELEEANATAEMLRSDGIKAMEAYNSLSVELEQSKVQVESLEGRVSTLQVDVVDSNGKKLADPTGTYKIVQENEENEETNQLKMELNFLKLEVGKLKAALDAAEVRYQEEYIQSTLQIRSAYEQLERTKSESCQREAEMESELEKLKAQVEELRVCLMGKETELQSISEENGELKLKIEKNLSSEKEYKLAMALRKSEADLAELKASLLDKEAELQNITEVNELLKMEIKKRDLERNQVNDEVVALAEAARTAEREALMKLGNITEEADKSSQRAERATEQLDAAQAANSEMEAELRRLKVQSDQWRKAAEAAAAMLTTANNGKFVERTASHDNSYNPMDSPYSEDMDDDSPKKKNGNMLKKIGVLWKKGQK, encoded by the exons atgcagacaCCAAAAACAAG AACCAGTTTGGAAGTGCCACAAAAGAAATCTCCTGCAACACCTCGGACTGCTCGCCAACTCAGGACACTGGGCTCAGATTCCGACCCAGCCAGTAGGACaccaaaagacaaaagtcctaaAGTCATTGAACGTAGGACATCACGAAGCCCAAACTCTGAG AAGAAGCGCCCAATCCGAGTTTCTGAATTGGAGTCGCAGCTTGCTCAACTCCAAGAGGATCTGAAAAAGGCAAAGGACCAACTGAACTCATCTGAATCATGGAAGAGGAGAGCCCAACAGGAGGCTGAAGAGGCCAAGCAGGAGCTCTTCGACATGTCAGCAAAGCTTGAGGAATCCCAGCAGCAGCTGCTGGAGCTTTCTGCTTCTGAAGAAGCTCGGCTTCAAGAGCTCCGTAAAATCTCCCAGGATCGTGATCGAGCATGGCAATCTGAACTTGAGGCTGTCCAGAGGCAGCACTCTATGGATTCTGCTGCCCTGGCTTCTGCTATGAATGAAATTCAGAAGCTAAAAGTTCAGCTCGAAGTGGTGGCTGAATCAGAAGCTACTCAAACTAAGAGTGCAGAATCAGCACATGCGGAGATCAAGGGCTTGAGAATGGAACTTTCTAGAACTCTAGCCCTGGTTGAAAGGTTTAATACTGAATGCAATAATTGCAAAGAATCTGAAGCATGGGCCATAGAAGTTGTTAATAAAACTCAAAGGGAATTGGAAGAAGCGAATGCAACTGCAGAAATGCTCCGGTCAGATGGCATCAAAGCCATGGAAGCGTACAACTCCTTGTCAGTTGAATTGGAGCAATCAAAAGTGCAGGTGGAATCATTGGAGGGACGTGTGAGCACACTCCAGGTAGATGTGGTTGATAGCAATGGCAAAAAGTTGGCGGATCCTACAGGCACTTACAAGATTGTTcaggaaaatgaagaaaatgaggaaactAACCAGCTTAAAATGGAGCTTAATTTTCTGAAACTTGAAGTGGGTAAATTGAAAGCTGCTTTAGATGCGGCTGAGGTCAGGTACCAGGAAGAATATATTCAGAGCACGTTGCAGATTAGAAGTGCCTATGAACAACTTGAGCGGACAAAATCAGAATCATGCCAACGAGAGGCTGAAATGGAGTCGGAATTAGAGAAATTGAAGGCTCAAGTTGAGGAGTTAAGGGTTTGTTTGATGGGCAAGGAAACTGAATTGCAGAGTATTTCAGAAGAAAATGGGGAGCTGAAATTGAAGATTGAAAAAAACCTGTCAAgtgaaaaagaatataaactTGCAATGGCCCTGAGGAAGTCAGAAGCAGATTTAGCAGAGTTGAAGGCAAGTTTGTTGGATAAGGAGGCAGAGTTGCAGAATATCACTGAGGTAAATGAATTGCTCAAGATGGAAATAAAGAAGAGGGACCTAGAAAGGAATCAAGTTAATGATGAGGTTGTTGCTCTGGCAGAAGCAGCAAGGACTGCAGAGCGGGAGGCTCTGATGAAACTTGGCAATATAACAGAAGAGGCAGATAAAAGTAGCCAAAGAGCAGAACGAGCGACTGAGCAGCTCGATGCAGCACAGGCTGCAAATTCAGAAATGGAGGCCGAGTTGAGGAGGTTAAAGGTGCAGTCAGATCAGTGGAGAAAGGCAGCTGAGGCAGCTGCTGCAATGCTTACTACAGCAAACAATGGGAAATTTGTGGAGAGAACAGCTTCTCATGACAACAGCTATAATCCTATGGATTCACCTTATTCAGAAGACATGGATGATGATTCGCCTAAGAAGAAAAACGGAAACATGTTGAAGAAGATTGGAGTGCTATGGAAGAAGGGCCAGAAGTAA